In the Ruminococcus sp. OA3 genome, one interval contains:
- a CDS encoding DDE-type integrase/transposase/recombinase: protein MASITQDMRYRLSLIRYAEKYGVTKAAVKYKTNRQYIYRWKRRFDGSMESLRERSRRPHSHPNQHTPQEIKMITDMRRRNPEAGLVILWVKLMQRGYSRSIPGLYRFLRKQGIMAVHPPNPKYIPKPYEQMAYPGQRIQIDVKFVPSACLMNEAKDQRFYQYTAIDEYSRWRFVEAFEEHSSYSAALFLEHLIKAFPCPVECVQTDNGQEFTKRFSSYGGSDKPTIFQVRLKEYGIRHKLIRPFTPRHNGKVERSHRKDNERFYAVHSFYSFEDFSKQLKLYNRRDYNNFPMRPLGWKTPKQVLDNYLMSL, encoded by the coding sequence ATGGCTAGTATAACACAAGATATGAGATACCGTCTATCCCTGATCCGTTACGCTGAGAAGTATGGCGTTACCAAAGCTGCCGTTAAATATAAAACCAATCGGCAGTATATCTATCGCTGGAAACGTCGCTTTGACGGCTCTATGGAGTCCCTCCGTGAACGCTCCAGACGCCCACACAGCCATCCTAATCAGCATACGCCTCAGGAGATCAAAATGATTACCGATATGCGCAGACGTAATCCTGAGGCTGGTTTAGTCATCCTTTGGGTAAAACTTATGCAGCGCGGTTATTCCCGTTCTATTCCCGGGCTTTACCGTTTCCTTAGAAAACAGGGGATTATGGCTGTTCATCCTCCGAATCCCAAGTACATCCCTAAGCCTTATGAGCAGATGGCCTATCCCGGACAGCGGATTCAGATTGACGTGAAATTTGTCCCTTCTGCCTGTCTCATGAATGAAGCCAAAGACCAACGGTTTTATCAGTACACCGCCATTGATGAGTACTCCAGATGGCGGTTTGTGGAAGCATTTGAAGAACACAGCTCCTATTCCGCTGCCTTGTTCCTTGAGCATCTTATCAAAGCGTTTCCCTGCCCTGTCGAATGTGTCCAGACTGATAATGGTCAGGAATTTACCAAACGCTTCAGCTCTTACGGCGGTTCGGATAAACCTACCATCTTTCAAGTCCGGCTTAAGGAATACGGCATCAGGCACAAGCTGATACGTCCATTTACTCCAAGGCATAATGGCAAAGTGGAGCGAAGCCACAGGAAAGACAATGAGCGTTTCTATGCTGTCCACAGTTTTTACTCTTTTGAAGACTTCAGCAAACAGTTAAAACTCTATAACCGCAGAGATTATAATAACTTTCCTATGCGCCCACTTGGATGGAAAACCCCAAAACAGGTACTGGATAATTATCTGATGTCACTGTAA
- a CDS encoding helix-turn-helix transcriptional regulator: MEDKQKNLGTRLKFWRQSRGLKLKDLAARTGLSIGFLSKIENGTGNPSVDNIQKICYVLEVTPNDLLTPKSNEELLINVYKNSSYVLKSTERCLLYDFSGSVRLESIFEGNPNFKVNAMTLTGGAQEQYSAMYSYDELGIVASGSMSVTFEDETEYILTAGDALMLRANQHHTVACVSEKDCVSYWVEIVNNNN; the protein is encoded by the coding sequence ATGGAAGATAAACAGAAAAACCTCGGCACCCGCCTGAAATTCTGGCGTCAGAGCAGAGGATTAAAATTGAAGGATCTGGCTGCCCGGACAGGTTTATCCATCGGTTTTTTAAGCAAGATTGAAAACGGTACGGGCAACCCCTCCGTAGATAATATCCAGAAAATCTGCTATGTGCTGGAGGTAACTCCCAACGATCTGCTGACGCCGAAAAGCAACGAGGAATTGCTGATCAATGTTTACAAAAACAGTTCCTACGTCCTTAAAAGCACAGAGCGGTGTCTGCTCTATGATTTTTCCGGAAGCGTACGTCTGGAATCCATCTTTGAAGGGAATCCCAATTTCAAAGTGAATGCCATGACGCTGACGGGAGGCGCACAGGAACAGTACAGCGCCATGTACAGCTATGATGAACTGGGAATTGTAGCAAGCGGCTCCATGTCCGTGACCTTTGAAGATGAAACGGAATATATTCTGACCGCAGGAGATGCACTGATGCTCCGAGCCAACCAACATCATACCGTGGCCTGCGTTTCTGAAAAAGACTGCGTCAGCTACTGGGTGGAGATTGTCAATAATAATAACTGA
- a CDS encoding helix-turn-helix transcriptional regulator — translation MNPDPISRGIRLKSYRKSKKMTLKELSEETGLSVGFLSKIENGFGNPSINNVQKICYALGITVNDLMITKTEEELLSTINKDSSYVVRQSDRCLLYDFSGFVRFESLFEGDPHFSLNVLTLEGDTSNCFRSAHSHDEIGIVAKGTLQTILNDSEEIILQEGDMILIRAQTTHTLSSATDDTCISYWLEFKNKD, via the coding sequence ATGAATCCAGATCCAATCAGCCGGGGTATCCGTTTAAAATCCTACCGGAAATCAAAAAAAATGACGTTAAAAGAACTGTCGGAGGAAACCGGACTCTCTGTTGGCTTTCTGAGCAAGATCGAGAATGGTTTCGGAAATCCTTCTATTAATAATGTCCAGAAAATCTGTTATGCACTGGGAATAACCGTCAACGATCTGATGATTACCAAAACGGAAGAGGAACTTCTCAGTACGATCAACAAGGATTCATCCTACGTCGTTCGCCAGTCTGATCGCTGTTTGCTCTATGATTTTTCCGGTTTTGTTCGATTTGAAAGTCTTTTTGAGGGAGACCCTCATTTTTCGCTGAATGTATTGACGCTGGAGGGAGACACCAGCAACTGCTTTCGTTCTGCACACAGTCATGATGAAATTGGAATTGTTGCAAAAGGAACACTTCAGACCATACTGAACGACAGCGAAGAAATTATCCTTCAGGAGGGCGACATGATCCTGATTCGCGCGCAGACCACCCACACGTTATCCAGTGCTACGGATGATACCTGTATCAGCTACTGGCTGGAGTTTAAGAATAAAGACTGA
- a CDS encoding dimethylsulfonioproprionate lyase family protein: MGKLGGLDKKAFVTHVDDVEWKEVGDGLKIKELLCERTAGKTEFYFGVAQLEAGRDIPLHRHNLAHCNYILEGEIWARLGRQRFQLEAEASNYFSIGVPHAYEASGSNGVRFLYCFATDNETGENIQSEPVAEEVARAYYQPNCPTDLMNPSGAGGSRWAAAGDADPYIMVEAAQGSRSQFFTSTFDEGKGCKEFWWGRCITRPNCRYTPHFHEQPEIFYILSGHGTMYGGSEIFQVTPGSLFYAPKNCMHGMVNDGNDTLLALYACNLEVAGSSYNREEIADVPIVAPADRTNLMLSKV; this comes from the coding sequence ATGGGAAAATTGGGTGGCCTGGATAAAAAGGCATTTGTAACACATGTGGATGATGTGGAGTGGAAAGAGGTCGGCGACGGTCTCAAAATCAAAGAACTCCTTTGTGAGAGAACAGCGGGGAAAACGGAGTTCTATTTCGGTGTGGCCCAACTGGAGGCCGGGCGGGATATTCCGCTTCACCGGCATAATCTTGCACACTGCAATTATATTCTGGAAGGTGAAATCTGGGCACGACTGGGCCGCCAGCGCTTTCAGCTGGAGGCGGAAGCGTCCAATTACTTTTCGATTGGAGTCCCGCATGCATATGAAGCATCCGGCAGTAACGGTGTCCGTTTTCTATACTGTTTTGCGACAGATAATGAAACCGGTGAGAATATCCAGTCTGAACCGGTCGCAGAGGAGGTGGCACGGGCTTATTATCAGCCCAACTGTCCTACGGACCTGATGAATCCCAGCGGAGCAGGTGGTTCCAGATGGGCAGCAGCCGGAGATGCAGATCCGTACATCATGGTGGAAGCTGCACAGGGGTCCCGCAGTCAGTTCTTTACATCTACCTTTGACGAGGGAAAAGGATGTAAAGAGTTCTGGTGGGGACGCTGCATTACCAGACCGAATTGCCGTTATACACCGCATTTCCATGAGCAGCCTGAAATTTTCTACATTCTTTCGGGCCACGGTACGATGTACGGCGGCAGCGAAATCTTCCAGGTGACTCCGGGTTCGCTTTTTTATGCCCCCAAGAACTGTATGCACGGTATGGTGAATGACGGAAATGATACGCTGCTGGCGCTGTACGCCTGCAATCTGGAGGTAGCCGGTTCTTCTTATAACAGAGAAGAAATAGCCGATGTTCCGATTGTCGCTCCTGCTGACCGGACAAACCTGATGCTGAGCAAAGTATGA